A region from the Brachyspira hampsonii genome encodes:
- a CDS encoding 3-oxoacyl-ACP synthase III family protein has translation MVYIKSCKGTYKNSKTNMAASDLALLSINEVIKDMDPKNIDAILCATVTKDYIYPSTACILAGKIKAKNAFCFDIESDFTGFLSALRLAYAFIKSGRYKNILVVAAESFYICDDENRFDDASAAALVTNEKSDIQIDFIDSVTDGNALENCYIPMGGTAKPYTKEGVLNKEHFISIKDSSIFEEEAKKAGLYVKDVLSSNNINPDLYIPSYSSPNAYNAFVDGLSVNKDIVYSKMENAHSSLSASSGVALSMALEDGSIKKNSKVAICSYGSGYTKSVAVISIN, from the coding sequence ATGGTATATATTAAATCTTGTAAAGGCACTTATAAAAACAGTAAAACCAATATGGCAGCCTCAGATTTAGCCCTACTATCAATAAATGAAGTAATCAAGGATATGGACCCAAAGAATATAGATGCTATTCTTTGTGCTACAGTTACTAAAGATTATATTTATCCTTCCACAGCTTGTATATTAGCCGGAAAAATTAAAGCAAAGAATGCTTTTTGTTTTGATATAGAAAGTGATTTTACAGGCTTCTTATCAGCATTAAGACTCGCTTATGCCTTTATTAAAAGCGGAAGATATAAAAATATTTTAGTAGTTGCAGCAGAATCATTTTATATCTGCGATGATGAAAATAGATTCGATGATGCAAGTGCCGCTGCTTTAGTAACAAATGAAAAATCAGATATTCAAATAGATTTTATAGATTCAGTAACAGACGGAAATGCATTAGAAAATTGTTATATACCTATGGGCGGAACAGCTAAACCTTATACTAAAGAGGGCGTACTTAATAAAGAACATTTTATTTCTATAAAAGATAGCAGTATTTTTGAAGAAGAAGCTAAAAAAGCCGGTCTTTATGTTAAAGATGTTTTATCATCTAATAACATAAATCCCGATTTATATATACCATCTTATTCAAGCCCCAATGCATACAATGCATTTGTTGATGGTTTGTCAGTAAACAAAGATATAGTATATTCTAAAATGGAAAATGCTCACTCATCTTTAAGTGCTTCATCTGGTGTGGCATTATCTATGGCTTTGGAAGATGGTTCTATAAAGAAAAACAGTAAGGTAGCTATATGCAGTTATGGAAGCGGTTATACCAAATCTGTAGCTGTTATTTCTATAAATTAA
- the rsxC gene encoding electron transport complex subunit RsxC, whose amino-acid sequence MNLGRFRFGGVHPHDSKDTADIASSALSKPPKTVLISMSQHIGAPAKMLKNKGDKVERGELIGEAGGYVSGNVHSSVTGTAASVEIASPPLGRGANALLINVDSNADNLAYFESSDYMSMPVEEMSKRIQQAGIVGMGGATFPTHVKVDGAAKGNADTLIINGVECEPYITSDYRLMIEYTQHLFKGIEILRKIIPSVKRTIIGIENNKPKAIEEMAKMGKEYNVEVMALRLRYPQGAEKMLIEATTGRIVPVSKLPMDVGVIVVNIATLYAIYEAVAKNKPLIERLVTVSGDAIKEHKNIWLPLGTPISHVVEECGGITAENVLILSGGPMMGAAIPNLEQCVNKGTNSLLFLDKDKLPKEVEYPCIKCGRCGNACPLHLSPTEIAHTAKAKIKDKLNDLDIATCFECGCCTYICPSKIPLVQWIRFGKDLLRR is encoded by the coding sequence ATGAACTTAGGTAGATTTCGTTTTGGCGGAGTTCATCCGCATGACAGTAAGGATACAGCCGATATTGCTTCATCTGCTCTATCCAAGCCCCCTAAAACCGTCCTAATATCTATGTCCCAACATATTGGTGCTCCAGCCAAAATGTTAAAAAACAAGGGGGATAAAGTTGAAAGAGGAGAACTTATAGGAGAAGCTGGCGGTTATGTATCAGGAAATGTACATTCTTCTGTTACAGGTACTGCTGCATCTGTAGAAATTGCTTCGCCACCTTTAGGACGCGGGGCTAATGCTTTACTTATCAATGTTGACAGCAATGCTGATAATTTAGCTTATTTTGAGAGTTCTGATTACATGTCTATGCCTGTAGAAGAAATGTCAAAAAGAATACAGCAGGCTGGTATAGTTGGTATGGGAGGTGCAACTTTCCCTACTCATGTAAAAGTTGATGGAGCTGCTAAGGGAAATGCTGATACTTTAATCATTAACGGAGTTGAATGCGAACCTTATATTACCAGCGACTACAGACTTATGATTGAATATACTCAGCATCTTTTCAAAGGTATTGAAATACTAAGAAAAATAATTCCTTCTGTGAAAAGAACTATTATCGGTATAGAAAATAATAAGCCTAAAGCAATAGAAGAAATGGCAAAAATGGGAAAAGAATATAATGTTGAAGTTATGGCTTTAAGACTTCGATATCCTCAAGGTGCTGAAAAAATGCTCATAGAAGCTACTACAGGAAGAATAGTACCTGTAAGTAAACTTCCTATGGATGTAGGTGTTATAGTTGTTAATATAGCTACTCTTTATGCTATATATGAGGCTGTAGCTAAAAATAAACCTCTTATAGAAAGGCTTGTTACAGTATCAGGAGATGCTATAAAAGAACATAAAAATATATGGCTTCCTTTAGGTACGCCTATTTCTCATGTCGTTGAAGAATGCGGCGGAATCACTGCTGAAAATGTACTTATACTTTCAGGCGGTCCTATGATGGGTGCGGCTATACCTAATCTTGAACAATGTGTTAATAAAGGTACTAACTCGCTTCTATTCTTAGATAAAGACAAATTACCTAAAGAAGTTGAATATCCTTGTATTAAATGCGGAAGATGCGGTAATGCTTGCCCGCTTCATTTATCTCCTACTGAAATTGCTCATACTGCAAAAGCAAAAATCAAAGATAAATTGAATGATTTAGATATAGCAACTTGTTTTGAATGCGGATGCTGTACTTATATATGTCCTTCAAAAATTCCTTTGGTGCAGTGGATTAGATTTGGTAAAGATTTATTAAGAAGATAA
- a CDS encoding RnfABCDGE type electron transport complex subunit D, which produces MKFYIESSPHVKDGDTTNKIMLRVIIALLPAVIYSIVLFGARVIVLYLAAIISCVLSTVIVKKVRKKPLIPDYAVMVTAILLVMTLPPASTITMVVIGSVIAIVFAKEVFGGLGSNIFNPALVGRAFLQVAFPAQMTIYTPPKNVPFLGVFENIVKDLSLTVSGATQSLDAVSALTSATPLTFLKFNAIDFGGSLASQIQIESHYYLQMLLGSTAGAIGETSFLLLLIGGIFLLITNTIDWRIPLGMFISLVVVSFLLCLAMPGKVASPIYQVLAGGFGLGAFFMATDMVTCPSSHLGAWVYALLIGTVLAVLRTFGSSPEYMMYSILIGNMFMPLIAMLTRPMTVGKKELLAINKANAQKEGGK; this is translated from the coding sequence ATGAAATTTTATATAGAATCATCTCCGCATGTTAAAGACGGAGATACTACAAATAAGATAATGTTAAGAGTTATTATAGCTCTTTTACCTGCTGTTATATATAGTATAGTGCTGTTCGGAGCTAGAGTTATAGTTTTATATTTAGCAGCAATTATCAGCTGTGTACTTTCAACTGTAATAGTAAAAAAAGTTAGAAAAAAACCTTTGATACCTGATTATGCTGTTATGGTTACTGCTATACTTTTGGTTATGACTCTTCCGCCTGCTTCAACTATTACTATGGTTGTAATAGGAAGTGTTATTGCTATAGTATTTGCTAAAGAGGTTTTCGGCGGTTTAGGTTCTAATATATTCAACCCTGCTTTAGTTGGAAGAGCTTTCTTACAAGTGGCTTTCCCTGCTCAGATGACTATATATACTCCGCCTAAAAATGTTCCTTTCTTAGGCGTATTTGAAAATATAGTAAAAGATTTAAGTCTTACAGTTTCTGGAGCTACTCAGTCTTTGGATGCAGTTAGTGCTTTAACTTCTGCTACTCCTTTAACTTTCTTAAAATTTAATGCTATTGATTTCGGAGGCTCTTTAGCTTCTCAAATACAAATAGAATCTCATTATTATTTACAGATGCTATTAGGAAGTACTGCAGGTGCTATAGGTGAAACTTCATTCCTTCTTCTTTTAATAGGAGGAATATTCCTTCTAATTACCAATACTATAGATTGGAGAATACCTTTAGGAATGTTTATTTCTTTAGTGGTAGTTAGTTTCCTTCTTTGCTTAGCTATGCCGGGTAAAGTTGCTTCTCCTATATATCAAGTATTAGCAGGCGGTTTCGGACTTGGTGCTTTCTTTATGGCTACTGATATGGTTACTTGCCCTTCAAGCCATTTAGGTGCTTGGGTATATGCTCTTTTAATAGGAACTGTACTTGCTGTATTAAGAACTTTCGGTTCTTCTCCGGAATATATGATGTATTCTATACTTATAGGAAATATGTTTATGCCTTTAATTGCTATGCTTACTAGACCTATGACTGTTGGTAAAAAAGAGCTTCTTGCAATTAACAAAGCTAATGCTCAAAAAGAAGGAGGTAAATAA
- a CDS encoding FMN-binding protein: protein MKKEVGYTAVISVTITALLAGFLLSFVYSSFEKDILANNEKTVLNGVKTVIEGADELEGPLTDNSAYPYYIGKKADGTVVGYAMLSSAGGYNGENKVLVGFDANVDKITAIVVTEQAETPGLGAKIIENSFRDQFKEQSTIVPLTVVKGIKPEEAADAQIAAISGATISSTSVVNAVNSAKDEAVNLFKN from the coding sequence ATGAAAAAAGAGGTTGGTTATACTGCCGTTATTTCTGTTACAATTACTGCATTATTAGCTGGTTTTTTGCTTTCATTTGTATATTCTTCTTTTGAAAAGGATATTTTAGCTAACAATGAAAAAACAGTACTTAATGGTGTTAAAACTGTTATTGAAGGTGCTGATGAATTAGAAGGTCCTTTAACTGATAATTCTGCTTATCCTTACTATATAGGTAAAAAAGCTGATGGTACTGTAGTTGGTTATGCTATGCTTTCTTCTGCAGGCGGATACAATGGAGAAAATAAAGTGCTTGTTGGTTTTGATGCTAATGTTGATAAAATAACTGCTATAGTAGTTACTGAACAAGCTGAAACTCCGGGACTTGGTGCTAAAATTATTGAAAATAGTTTTAGAGATCAATTCAAAGAGCAAAGTACAATAGTGCCTTTAACTGTTGTAAAAGGAATTAAGCCTGAAGAAGCAGCTGATGCTCAAATTGCGGCTATAAGTGGTGCTACTATATCATCTACTTCTGTTGTTAATGCTGTTAATAGTGCTAAAGATGAGGCTGTTAATTTATTTAAAAACTGA
- the thiL gene encoding thiamine-phosphate kinase, producing MHEFKLIEKIKELTEYHNTNNLNIGDDCAVIKNISSDKDILVTTDILVENIHFSLDYYSFYDIGYKSAQANISDIICKGANPTNAFISLSIPKKINDENILEWYRGFLEACKQYNIEISGGDTTSSNDFFFISVTLIGTIEKNKSILRSNAQIEDNVYVLGFVGESDLGLKKLLSGNYDYNDESIKTHLRPTLFYNKWQEIINKYKINSSIDISDGLLQDASHIAENSNKTIEIYESSNWSLVNRFFNNNKKILKSILTGGEDYAVIFTTSDNIPEENNLIKIGKVKEYSNKYIRFIDSNNKEINFDSLGFVHF from the coding sequence ATGCATGAATTCAAACTTATAGAAAAAATAAAAGAATTAACAGAATATCATAATACAAACAATTTGAATATAGGCGATGATTGTGCTGTTATAAAAAATATAAGTAGCGATAAAGACATTTTAGTTACAACTGACATATTAGTAGAAAATATACATTTCTCTTTAGATTATTATTCTTTTTATGATATAGGATATAAATCAGCTCAGGCAAATATTAGCGATATAATATGCAAAGGAGCAAATCCTACAAATGCTTTTATATCTCTTTCAATACCTAAAAAAATTAATGATGAAAATATATTAGAATGGTATAGAGGTTTTTTAGAAGCATGTAAACAATATAATATAGAAATATCAGGCGGAGATACCACTTCATCAAATGACTTTTTTTTCATTTCCGTAACATTAATTGGTACTATAGAAAAAAACAAATCCATATTAAGAAGCAATGCTCAAATTGAGGATAATGTTTATGTGCTTGGATTTGTAGGAGAAAGCGATTTAGGACTTAAAAAACTTTTATCTGGAAATTATGACTATAACGATGAAAGCATTAAAACCCATTTAAGACCTACACTTTTTTATAATAAATGGCAGGAGATTATTAATAAATACAAAATAAACTCATCTATAGATATAAGCGACGGACTCTTGCAGGATGCATCCCATATTGCTGAAAACTCGAATAAAACTATAGAGATATATGAATCTTCTAATTGGTCTTTAGTAAATAGATTTTTTAATAATAACAAAAAAATACTAAAATCTATACTTACAGGAGGAGAAGATTATGCTGTTATTTTTACAACTTCAGACAATATACCAGAAGAAAATAATTTGATAAAAATAGGAAAAGTAAAGGAATACTCAAATAAATATATAAGATTCATAGATTCTAATAATAAAGAAATCAATTTTGATTCATTAGGATTTGTACATTTTTAA